One genomic region from Jilunia laotingensis encodes:
- a CDS encoding IS5-like element IS1169 family transposase, whose product MNKLSRYRKLRYNQLFESENRELRLNEMGNPLEVLSQYVDFEIFRPTLESALFTGERKSNAGRPPIDCVLMFKVLFLQRYYGLSDHQIEYQIVDRTSFRKFLGIECVDDVPDEKTVWKYRELLTNTGVYDKLFSEFHSFMESKGLQFNEGRIIDASFVIAPRQRNTRDENEQIKQGAGDKLWNDNPHKKCHKDVDARWTKKRDETFYGYKQHTKVEKRNKIILSYDTTSAEVHDSKGFEGLLDEKDEGKDLYLDAGYVGQEEIVKQHKMNPIICEKGYRNRPLTKEQKSDNRKKSKTRCLVEHVFGFEEQTMRGLVVRTVGLIRAKANVAFTSLVYNISRYTQIIRLKPELLG is encoded by the coding sequence ATGAACAAGTTATCCCGATACCGTAAGCTTCGTTATAATCAACTATTTGAGTCAGAGAATCGTGAATTGCGTTTGAATGAAATGGGCAATCCTCTTGAAGTGTTGTCTCAGTATGTTGATTTTGAGATCTTTCGTCCTACTCTTGAATCAGCCCTTTTTACCGGAGAGCGCAAAAGTAATGCCGGTCGTCCGCCGATAGACTGTGTGCTGATGTTCAAGGTCTTGTTTCTTCAGCGTTATTATGGTTTGAGTGACCATCAGATAGAGTATCAGATAGTTGACCGTACGAGTTTCCGCAAGTTTCTTGGTATTGAATGTGTTGACGATGTTCCTGACGAGAAGACGGTGTGGAAGTATCGCGAACTCCTGACAAATACAGGCGTTTATGACAAGCTTTTTTCGGAATTTCATAGTTTCATGGAAAGTAAGGGTCTGCAATTCAATGAGGGTCGCATCATTGATGCCAGTTTTGTTATTGCCCCTCGCCAACGTAACACCCGTGATGAAAATGAGCAGATAAAACAGGGAGCGGGTGATAAGTTGTGGAATGACAATCCCCACAAGAAGTGCCACAAGGATGTAGATGCCCGCTGGACAAAGAAGCGTGATGAGACTTTTTACGGCTACAAGCAGCATACTAAAGTTGAGAAACGCAATAAGATCATACTTTCTTATGATACCACGTCGGCAGAAGTGCATGATTCCAAAGGCTTTGAAGGACTGCTGGATGAAAAAGACGAAGGCAAGGACTTGTATTTGGACGCCGGTTATGTCGGACAAGAGGAGATTGTAAAACAGCATAAGATGAATCCGATAATTTGCGAAAAGGGCTACCGTAACCGTCCGCTTACCAAGGAGCAGAAATCAGACAATAGGAAAAAATCCAAGACACGTTGCCTTGTCGAGCATGTATTCGGGTTTGAGGAACAAACCATGCGTGGACTTGTGGTGCGTACAGTAGGGCTTATTCGTGCTAAAGCCAATGTAGCATTCACCAGTCTTGTGTATAACATCAGTCGTTACACGCAAATAATCAGGCTGAAACCTGAGTTGTTGGGGTGA